Proteins encoded together in one Bactrocera neohumeralis isolate Rockhampton chromosome 4, APGP_CSIRO_Bneo_wtdbg2-racon-allhic-juicebox.fasta_v2, whole genome shotgun sequence window:
- the LOC126754974 gene encoding proton-coupled amino acid transporter-like protein pathetic isoform X2, with protein MADSTTSIPTSKEKSNSVFTLNDFNSRTQLTEKAQLGDEYNPADHRDQVKGQTTGGALAHLLKSSLGTGILAMPMAFYNGGLLFGMIATLVVGFICTHCVQILVKTSQDICKEIRVPALSFAETAEKVFENGPKRLRSWSNFAKQFVDGGLMGTYYAAACVYMVFIATSFHDVINYDTGLKWDVRIYIAIVVIPCLVIGQIRDLKWLVPFSAMANIFIVVTFGIVLYYLFSEPLVFEDKPLIAKATQLPLYFATVIFAMEGIGVVMPVENTMKNPQRFLGCPGVLNTAMIVVVSLYAVIGFLGYARYGSDVLGSITLNLKEGVPLADTAKLLMAVAILFTYGLQFYIPNEILWKKISHKFNEQHHNRTQILLRTGIILISGGVAAAIPNLEPFISLVGAIFFSLLGIFAPSVCETVYLWPDRLGWCKWKLYKNIFLAAFSICALVAGSTASIHEIIKLYTE; from the exons ATGGCGGATTCCACCACTTCAATACCAACTTCCAAAGAGAAGTCAAATTCAGTATTTACACTGAATGATTTCAACTCACG CACCCAGCTAACCGAAAAGGCACAGCTTGGCGATGAGTATAACCCAGCGGATCATCGTGACCAAGTCAAGGGTCAAACGACAGGTGGCGCATTAGCGCATTTGTTGAAAAGCTCATTAGGCACCGGTATTCTGGCCATGCCCATGGCCTTCTACAATGGCGGCTTGCTGTTCGGCATGATTGCCACGTTGGTGGTCGGCTTCATTTGTACGCATTGTGTGCAAATATTG GTTAAAACATCGCAAGATATTTGCAAAGAAATCAGAGTACCTGCCTTGTCATTTGCTGAGACAGCCGAAAAGGTTTTCGAAAACGGACCAAAACGTTTGCGTTCATGGTCGAATTTTGCGAA GCAATTCGTTGACGGCGGTCTGATGGGCACATACTATGCCGCCGCTTGCGTTTACATGGTGTTCATTGCCACATCATTTCACGACGTGATCAACTATGACACCGGTCTTAAATGGGATGTGCGCATTTATATTGCGATTGTTGTAATACCCTGCTTGGTAATTGGACAAATAAGGGATTTAAAATGGCTTGTACCATTTTCAGCTATGGCCAACATATTCATTGTGGTCACATTCGGCATTGTGTTATACTACTTATTCAGCGAGCCTTTGGTGTTCGAAGACAAACCGCTGATAGCGAAAGCCACACAGCTACCGCTCTACTTTGCGACTGTCATCTTCGCCATGGAGGGTATTGGCGTAGTTATGCCCGTCGAGAATACGATGAAGAACCCACAAAGATTCCTTGGCTGCCCCGGTGTGCTCAATACTGCTATGATTGTGGTAGTGTCATTGTATGCGGTAATCGGTTTCTTAGGTTATGCACGTTATGGCAGCGATGTGCTTGGCAGCATTACTTTGAACCTGAAGGAGGGTGTACC tTTGGCTGACACGGCGAAATTGTTGATGGCCGTTGCCATACTGTTCACCTATGGACTGCAGTTCTACATACCCAACGAAATTCTCTGGAAAAAAATTAGTCATAAATTTAACGAACAACATCACAATAGAACACAAATACTTTTACGTACCGGTATTATATTGATTAGTGGTGGTGTTGCTGCAGCTATACCGAATCTGGAACCATTCATCAGTTTGGTGGGCGCCATCTTCTTCTCACTGTTGG GCATTTTTGCGCCCAGCGTGTGTGAGACGGTTTACTTGTGGCCCGATCGTTTGGGCTGGTGCAAATGGAAGCTCtacaagaacatttttttggctGCCTTTTCGATATGCGCTCTGGTTGCTGGCTCAACAGCAAGTATACATGAAATCATCAAATTGTACACGGAATAA
- the LOC126754974 gene encoding proton-coupled amino acid transporter-like protein CG1139 isoform X1: protein MCDSEYEMKMLTIKMADSTTSIPTSKEKSNSVFTLNDFNSRTQLTEKAQLGDEYNPADHRDQVKGQTTGGALAHLLKSSLGTGILAMPMAFYNGGLLFGMIATLVVGFICTHCVQILVKTSQDICKEIRVPALSFAETAEKVFENGPKRLRSWSNFAKQFVDGGLMGTYYAAACVYMVFIATSFHDVINYDTGLKWDVRIYIAIVVIPCLVIGQIRDLKWLVPFSAMANIFIVVTFGIVLYYLFSEPLVFEDKPLIAKATQLPLYFATVIFAMEGIGVVMPVENTMKNPQRFLGCPGVLNTAMIVVVSLYAVIGFLGYARYGSDVLGSITLNLKEGVPLADTAKLLMAVAILFTYGLQFYIPNEILWKKISHKFNEQHHNRTQILLRTGIILISGGVAAAIPNLEPFISLVGAIFFSLLGIFAPSVCETVYLWPDRLGWCKWKLYKNIFLAAFSICALVAGSTASIHEIIKLYTE from the exons ATGGCGGATTCCACCACTTCAATACCAACTTCCAAAGAGAAGTCAAATTCAGTATTTACACTGAATGATTTCAACTCACG CACCCAGCTAACCGAAAAGGCACAGCTTGGCGATGAGTATAACCCAGCGGATCATCGTGACCAAGTCAAGGGTCAAACGACAGGTGGCGCATTAGCGCATTTGTTGAAAAGCTCATTAGGCACCGGTATTCTGGCCATGCCCATGGCCTTCTACAATGGCGGCTTGCTGTTCGGCATGATTGCCACGTTGGTGGTCGGCTTCATTTGTACGCATTGTGTGCAAATATTG GTTAAAACATCGCAAGATATTTGCAAAGAAATCAGAGTACCTGCCTTGTCATTTGCTGAGACAGCCGAAAAGGTTTTCGAAAACGGACCAAAACGTTTGCGTTCATGGTCGAATTTTGCGAA GCAATTCGTTGACGGCGGTCTGATGGGCACATACTATGCCGCCGCTTGCGTTTACATGGTGTTCATTGCCACATCATTTCACGACGTGATCAACTATGACACCGGTCTTAAATGGGATGTGCGCATTTATATTGCGATTGTTGTAATACCCTGCTTGGTAATTGGACAAATAAGGGATTTAAAATGGCTTGTACCATTTTCAGCTATGGCCAACATATTCATTGTGGTCACATTCGGCATTGTGTTATACTACTTATTCAGCGAGCCTTTGGTGTTCGAAGACAAACCGCTGATAGCGAAAGCCACACAGCTACCGCTCTACTTTGCGACTGTCATCTTCGCCATGGAGGGTATTGGCGTAGTTATGCCCGTCGAGAATACGATGAAGAACCCACAAAGATTCCTTGGCTGCCCCGGTGTGCTCAATACTGCTATGATTGTGGTAGTGTCATTGTATGCGGTAATCGGTTTCTTAGGTTATGCACGTTATGGCAGCGATGTGCTTGGCAGCATTACTTTGAACCTGAAGGAGGGTGTACC tTTGGCTGACACGGCGAAATTGTTGATGGCCGTTGCCATACTGTTCACCTATGGACTGCAGTTCTACATACCCAACGAAATTCTCTGGAAAAAAATTAGTCATAAATTTAACGAACAACATCACAATAGAACACAAATACTTTTACGTACCGGTATTATATTGATTAGTGGTGGTGTTGCTGCAGCTATACCGAATCTGGAACCATTCATCAGTTTGGTGGGCGCCATCTTCTTCTCACTGTTGG GCATTTTTGCGCCCAGCGTGTGTGAGACGGTTTACTTGTGGCCCGATCGTTTGGGCTGGTGCAAATGGAAGCTCtacaagaacatttttttggctGCCTTTTCGATATGCGCTCTGGTTGCTGGCTCAACAGCAAGTATACATGAAATCATCAAATTGTACACGGAATAA
- the LOC126754925 gene encoding proton-coupled amino acid transporter-like protein pathetic has protein sequence MTESKAKEASKSELSLNDFNSRTDLVKTSEDDGEYNPADYRDQAKGQSTSGAMAHFLKSSLGSGILAMPMAFKSGGLLFGMIATLVVGFLCAHCVHILVKTSQSICKDIKVPALGFAETVEKAFENGPKRLRSWSKFAKVFVDASLMATYYAAACVYIVFIAKSFHDVINYDTGLEWGVRAYIALTLIPCLLIGQIRNLRWLVPFSAMANIFILITFGIVLYYLFSEPLVFDDKDLVGGITKIPLFFSTVIFAMEGIGSVMPVENAMKKPQDFLGCPGVLNSSMIVVVLLYAVIGFLGYVRYGDAVQGSITLNLQEGDALADTAKLLMAVAIQFTYGLQFYVPNDILWKLIAHKFNKKNHNIIQIALRTVIILISGGFCLALPSLEIFINLVGAIFFSILGIFVPSVCELVYLWPDRLGWGKWKLYKNIILCAFAIFALVSGSSASIEEIIKSLTKKDS, from the exons atGACAGAGTCAAAAGCTAAAGAGGCCTCAAAGTCAGAGTTGAGCCTGAATGATTTCAATTCACG CACAGACTTGGTGAAAACATCGGAAGATGATGGTGAATACAACCCAGCGGATTATAGAGATCAAGCTAAAGGCCAGTCGACAAGTGGCGCTATGGCGCATTTCCTTAAAAGCTCATTGGGTAGCGGCATTTTGGCCATGCCAATGGCTTTTAAATCGGGCGGTTTGCTGTTCGGTATGATTGCGACGTTGGTGGTGGGCTTCCTCTGTGCGCATTGTGTGCACATATTG GTAAAAACCTCACAAAGCATCTGTAAAGACATCAAAGTGCCTGCTTTGGGATTTGCTGAAACTGTGGAGAAAGCCTTTGAAAATGGTCCCAAACGTTTGCGTTCGTGGTCGAAATTTGCAAA AGTTTTTGTGGACGCAAGTTTAATGGCAACATATTACGCCGCCGCTTGTGTGTATATCGTGTTTATCGCTAAATCATTTCACGACGTCATCAACTATGACACCGGTCTTGAGTGGGGTGTGCGCGCTTATATTGCACTGACACTCATACCCTGCCTATTGATTGGTCAAATAAGAAATCTCAGATGGCTAGTGCCATTCTCCGCaatggcaaatattttcatactgATCACTTTCGGTATTGTGCTGTACTATTTGTTTAGCGAACCATTGGTATTCGACGACAAGGACTTAGTTGGTGGAATCACAAAGATACCACTTTTCTTTTCCACAGTTATCTTCGCTATGGAGGGTATCGGCTCAGTTATGCCCGTGGAAAATGCCATGAAGAAACCACAAGACTTTCTTGGCTGTCCTGGTGTACTCAATTCATCTATGATCGTTGTTGTATTATTATATGCCGTTATCGGCTTTTTAGGTTATGTGCGTTATGGTGATGCTGTGCAAGGCAGCATTACATTGAATTTACAAGAAGGCGATGC TTTGGCTGACACTGCAAAATTACTGATGGCTGTGGCGATACAGTTTACTTATGGCTTACAGTTCTACGTGCCCAATGACATCCTGTGGAAATTGATCGCAcacaaattcaataaaaaaaatcacaatattATACAGATAGCTTTACGTACTGTTATAATACTGATTAGTGGTGGCTTTTGTCTTGCACTACCAAGTCTGGAAATTTTCATTAATCTTGTCGGTGCTATATTCTTCTCAATACTCG gcATCTTCGTGCCCAGCGTTTGTGAGTTAGTTTATTTATGGCCAGATCGTCTCGGATGGGGCAAATGGAAGCTATATaagaatattatattatgtgcCTTTGCAATATTTGCGCTAGTATCTGGATCCTCCGCTAGTATAGAGGAAATTATCAAGAGCCTAACAAAAAAGGACAGTTAG